A window of the Mesorhizobium opportunistum WSM2075 genome harbors these coding sequences:
- a CDS encoding LysR family transcriptional regulator yields MDRLNGLLAFARTAELGSFIAAGRALGISASAVGKSVARLEQELGVRLLQRSTRRVGLTEEGRLFDERVRRILDDIDDAEAMLSRTRETPRGRLRISTPIVTYHLLLPVLSEFMARYPEIELDIDFNDRVVDVIEEGIDVAIRSGELPDSRLVSRPVAPFRMLLCAAPSYLDRHGTPSVPADLIRHFGINFRFLNSGRLLDWPFTTGSAEPQIRSMLTCNNMEALKGATLAGLGIACMPDFLVREALHDSKLRIVLDDHVDGRGQFRMLWPSNRHLSPKVRVFVDFLPERLAAPR; encoded by the coding sequence TCAATGGCCTCTTGGCCTTCGCCCGCACCGCCGAACTCGGCAGTTTCATCGCCGCCGGCCGTGCGCTCGGCATCTCGGCTTCCGCCGTCGGCAAGAGCGTCGCACGGCTCGAACAGGAGCTCGGCGTGCGGCTCCTGCAGCGCAGCACGCGACGTGTCGGCCTGACCGAGGAGGGCAGACTGTTCGACGAGCGGGTGCGGCGCATCCTGGACGACATCGACGATGCCGAGGCAATGCTGTCGCGGACACGCGAGACGCCACGCGGGCGGCTGCGTATCTCGACCCCGATCGTCACCTACCATCTGCTGCTGCCGGTGCTGTCGGAGTTCATGGCCCGCTATCCCGAGATCGAGCTCGATATCGATTTCAACGATCGCGTCGTCGACGTCATCGAGGAGGGCATCGATGTCGCGATCAGAAGTGGCGAGCTGCCCGATTCACGGTTGGTGTCGAGACCCGTTGCGCCGTTTCGTATGCTCTTGTGCGCGGCGCCCTCCTACCTCGACCGCCATGGCACTCCGAGCGTGCCGGCGGATCTCATCAGGCATTTCGGCATAAACTTCCGCTTTCTCAACAGCGGCAGGCTGCTGGACTGGCCGTTCACCACTGGTAGTGCCGAACCGCAGATCCGCTCGATGCTAACCTGCAACAATATGGAAGCCTTGAAGGGCGCTACGCTCGCCGGCCTCGGTATCGCCTGCATGCCCGATTTCCTGGTCCGCGAGGCGCTCCACGACAGCAAGCTGCGCATCGTGCTGGACGATCATGTCGACGGCCGTGGCCAGTTCCGGATGCTATGGCCCTCCAATCGCCATCTGTCGCCGAAGGTGCGCGTTTTCGTCGATTTCCTTCCCGAACGCCTTGCAGCACCGCGATAG
- a CDS encoding siderophore-interacting protein, with the protein MDQLSAQTRISDEAVRSAIEHLRTEHGEFEIETGAADRWELRLYYGSLSATLDGNAMLIRVAATDETCLSYMKMTVAGHVAQHLGTTSGLRWEGDGSDAGTPVFFRKITVMSSTRISPHMQRLRFAGKDLGRFAHGGLHMRLLLPPRGRRPVWPTLGADGLLVWPSGKDALTVRVYTIRTIDAASGWLDVDFVLHPGQDTPAAFAQNARVGDVIGMIGPGGGEAPEAQTLLLAGDDTALPAIGRILEHLPPSTRAEALIEVDGPDDRIALPQGENIDVTWLYRHGREAGTASLLPGALRERSHAALADGLHVWAGCEFADFREIRKIVRKEWGLARDRHLVTAYWRRGALGENGGGEE; encoded by the coding sequence ATGGACCAGTTGAGCGCACAGACCCGTATCAGCGATGAAGCGGTGAGGTCGGCGATCGAGCATCTGCGCACCGAGCACGGCGAATTCGAGATCGAGACCGGTGCCGCCGATCGATGGGAGCTTCGCCTCTATTACGGGTCGTTGAGCGCCACGCTCGACGGCAACGCCATGCTGATCCGCGTCGCGGCGACGGACGAGACCTGCCTCTCCTACATGAAGATGACGGTCGCCGGCCATGTTGCCCAGCATCTCGGCACCACCAGCGGATTGCGTTGGGAAGGCGATGGCAGCGATGCCGGCACGCCGGTCTTCTTCCGCAAGATCACGGTGATGTCGTCGACGCGGATCTCGCCGCACATGCAGCGCCTGCGTTTCGCCGGCAAGGATCTCGGCCGTTTTGCCCATGGCGGACTGCACATGCGGCTGCTTTTGCCGCCGCGTGGCCGGCGGCCGGTCTGGCCCACGCTTGGCGCTGACGGCCTGCTTGTCTGGCCCTCCGGGAAGGATGCGCTGACCGTGCGGGTCTACACGATCCGGACGATCGACGCCGCAAGCGGCTGGCTCGATGTCGATTTCGTACTGCATCCCGGCCAGGATACGCCCGCCGCCTTCGCGCAGAACGCACGGGTTGGAGATGTCATCGGCATGATCGGGCCCGGCGGCGGCGAGGCGCCGGAGGCGCAGACTTTGCTTCTGGCCGGCGACGACACGGCGCTGCCCGCTATTGGCAGAATCCTGGAGCACCTGCCGCCGTCGACCCGCGCCGAGGCGCTCATCGAGGTCGATGGTCCGGATGACCGGATCGCGTTGCCGCAAGGCGAGAACATCGACGTCACCTGGCTCTACCGGCACGGCCGCGAGGCCGGCACGGCCAGCCTGCTGCCAGGCGCTTTGCGGGAGCGCAGCCACGCCGCGCTTGCCGACGGGCTCCATGTCTGGGCCGGATGCGAATTCGCCGACTTCCGCGAGATCCGCAAGATCGTACGCAAGGAGTGGGGCCTTGCGCGCGACAGGCATCTGGTCACCGCCTATTGGCGCCGCGGCGCGCTGGGCGAAAATGGGGGCGGCGAGGAATAG
- a CDS encoding TonB-dependent siderophore receptor has translation MRARPTTWRLGISLLGSAAILGQPLAAHAQDSGEATVLGQIEVTAQSNEILVQDGYVAKKDRIGTKADTPIAEIPQAISVVTQKQIEDQKPRTLNEALGYTASANPNSFGFDTRYDAFFLRGFPAFYNGMFRDGLRQYNGPSAWFKTEPYGIEGVTILKGPAPSLYGVSGPGGIVNVVTKRPKDEPFHEIELLAGEHDRFQAALDASGPVNEDGSILYRFTSLGRLGETDLPAYPDDKLYLAPAITFKPDEDTKLTILGEYSKSVTGGTAAFYNPGYGVLSNIYEGDPAWNDFTQNQGRIGYEFEHRFNDVLTVRQNLRYNAVDSDIEYSGHYLPGANQPLERYWGHYTETMKNFVVDNMAQFEFDTGPVRHTAVAGIDYAWSDYDAASGLSYVSVDDIKAMPVPHSGGQEMNQLGVYLHDQMEWNDFTLFTSGRYDWVDTTSTSADFSQSKQKDNAFSGRLGLSYRTEWGIIPYVNYSTSFSPNIGFVYDDVSSTVGRVARPTIATQKEIGVKYEIPDHNATVSAALFDIDQKDGVVFDASTNVNKQRQLDLNSRGVELEANASLGNGFSFIASYTYQRVRIERGATDTDGKELSATPNHILSLWGHYQFENGTLEGLGLGTGVRVAGSSYGDDANTFKNSARAFVDASLSYDFGIRNPRLEGVRLQVNAKNLFDSQKTICSAGYCYRDEGRSLFASLRYRF, from the coding sequence ATGCGAGCACGGCCGACGACATGGCGCCTGGGGATATCGTTGCTGGGCAGCGCGGCGATACTTGGTCAACCCTTGGCTGCTCATGCGCAGGACAGTGGCGAGGCCACGGTGCTCGGCCAGATCGAGGTCACCGCGCAGAGCAACGAGATCCTGGTGCAGGATGGCTATGTCGCCAAGAAGGATCGCATCGGCACCAAGGCCGACACGCCGATCGCGGAGATCCCGCAGGCCATTTCGGTGGTGACGCAAAAGCAGATCGAGGATCAGAAGCCGCGCACGCTGAACGAGGCGCTCGGCTACACGGCCAGCGCCAATCCCAACAGCTTCGGCTTCGACACCCGCTATGACGCCTTCTTCCTGCGCGGTTTCCCGGCCTTCTACAACGGCATGTTCCGCGACGGGCTGCGCCAGTACAACGGCCCCTCCGCCTGGTTCAAGACCGAGCCCTACGGCATCGAGGGGGTCACCATCCTGAAGGGCCCGGCGCCCTCGCTCTATGGCGTCAGCGGCCCCGGCGGCATCGTCAACGTCGTCACCAAGCGTCCCAAGGATGAGCCGTTCCACGAGATCGAACTGCTGGCCGGCGAGCACGACCGGTTCCAGGCAGCCCTTGACGCTTCCGGACCGGTGAACGAGGACGGCAGCATCCTCTATCGCTTCACCAGCCTTGGCCGCCTGGGCGAAACCGATCTGCCGGCCTATCCCGACGACAAGCTTTATTTGGCGCCGGCGATCACCTTCAAGCCAGACGAGGACACCAAGCTCACCATCCTCGGCGAATATTCGAAATCGGTCACCGGCGGCACCGCTGCCTTCTACAATCCGGGCTATGGCGTGCTCTCCAACATCTACGAGGGCGATCCCGCCTGGAACGATTTCACCCAGAACCAGGGGCGTATCGGCTATGAGTTCGAGCACCGCTTCAACGATGTGCTGACGGTGCGCCAGAACCTGCGCTACAACGCCGTCGACAGCGATATCGAATACAGCGGCCACTATTTGCCCGGCGCCAACCAGCCGCTGGAGCGCTATTGGGGCCACTATACCGAGACGATGAAGAACTTCGTCGTCGACAACATGGCGCAGTTCGAGTTCGACACCGGGCCGGTCAGGCACACCGCCGTCGCCGGCATCGACTATGCCTGGTCGGACTACGATGCCGCCAGCGGCCTGTCCTATGTCTCGGTCGACGACATCAAGGCGATGCCCGTTCCCCATTCCGGCGGGCAGGAGATGAACCAGCTCGGCGTCTACCTGCACGACCAGATGGAGTGGAACGACTTCACCCTGTTCACCAGCGGCCGCTACGACTGGGTCGATACCACCTCCACATCAGCCGATTTCAGCCAGTCGAAGCAGAAGGACAATGCCTTCTCCGGCCGGCTCGGCCTGTCCTACCGGACCGAGTGGGGCATCATCCCATACGTCAACTATTCGACCTCCTTCTCGCCCAACATCGGCTTCGTCTATGACGACGTCTCCAGTACGGTCGGCCGCGTCGCCCGCCCGACCATCGCCACGCAGAAGGAGATCGGCGTCAAATATGAGATCCCCGACCACAACGCGACCGTAAGCGCCGCCTTGTTCGACATCGACCAGAAGGATGGCGTCGTCTTCGACGCCTCGACCAACGTCAACAAGCAGCGCCAGCTCGACCTCAATTCGCGCGGTGTCGAGCTGGAAGCCAATGCCTCGCTCGGCAACGGCTTCAGCTTCATCGCCTCCTACACCTATCAGCGTGTCAGGATCGAGCGCGGCGCCACGGACACCGATGGCAAGGAACTGTCGGCGACACCCAATCACATCCTGTCGCTCTGGGGTCACTACCAGTTCGAGAACGGCACGCTGGAAGGGCTGGGGCTGGGCACCGGCGTGCGCGTTGCCGGCTCGAGCTATGGCGACGACGCCAACACTTTCAAGAACAGCGCGCGCGCCTTTGTCGACGCCTCGCTGTCCTATGATTTCGGCATCCGCAATCCCAGGCTCGAAGGCGTCAGGCTGCAGGTTAACGCCAAGAACCTGTTCGACAGCCAAAAGACCATCTGCTCGGCCGGCTATTGCTACCGTGACGAAGGCCGCTCGCTGTTCGCCAGCCTGCGCTATCGTTTCTGA
- a CDS encoding AbrB family transcriptional regulator — translation MDSSAEPPLDQPAIERMARMGRPWQWLVLLTISALFAGALELAALPAALLIGPMLAAIAAGTNGATVRVPRLLFGSAQAIVGCLVAASISADIFPVFYREWPLFLGAVVATVAASSLLGWLISRWRILPGTTAVWGSSPGAATAMVLMAGAFGADQRLVAFMQYLRVIFVSVTAALVAKMWVDTSGIEIPPIVWFPPIDAQAFAATIGIAIVGGLAGKLCRLPSPFFLGTFIFGTVIHLGLGVEMQLPPWLLAVSYAMVGWSIGLNFTRPILRHATRALPQIIASIVALIAFCGGLAFLISHLLGIDPLTAYLATSPGGMDSVAIIAAAARNVDISFVMALQSARFLVVLLVGPSVARLVARSIRE, via the coding sequence ATGGATTCCTCGGCCGAGCCACCTCTGGACCAGCCCGCCATCGAGCGCATGGCGCGCATGGGCAGGCCTTGGCAGTGGCTGGTCCTGCTCACCATCTCGGCCCTTTTTGCCGGCGCGCTCGAACTCGCTGCTTTGCCGGCGGCGCTGCTGATCGGGCCGATGCTGGCGGCCATCGCCGCCGGCACCAATGGCGCCACGGTGCGCGTGCCGCGCCTTCTGTTCGGCTCCGCCCAGGCGATCGTCGGCTGCCTCGTCGCCGCTTCGATCTCGGCCGACATCTTTCCCGTCTTCTATCGCGAATGGCCGCTGTTCCTGGGCGCCGTGGTGGCGACCGTCGCGGCCTCCAGCCTGCTCGGCTGGCTGATCAGCCGCTGGCGCATCCTGCCCGGCACCACCGCCGTCTGGGGCTCCTCGCCGGGCGCCGCCACCGCCATGGTGCTGATGGCTGGTGCCTTCGGCGCCGACCAGCGCCTCGTCGCCTTCATGCAGTATCTGCGCGTCATCTTCGTTTCGGTGACGGCGGCTCTGGTCGCCAAGATGTGGGTAGACACATCGGGCATCGAGATCCCGCCCATCGTCTGGTTTCCGCCGATCGATGCCCAGGCCTTCGCCGCCACCATCGGCATCGCGATCGTCGGCGGCCTGGCGGGCAAATTGTGCCGGCTGCCCTCGCCGTTTTTCCTCGGTACCTTCATCTTCGGCACCGTCATCCATCTCGGCCTTGGCGTGGAGATGCAATTGCCGCCCTGGCTGCTGGCCGTCAGCTACGCCATGGTCGGCTGGTCGATCGGATTGAACTTCACCCGGCCGATCCTGCGCCATGCAACGCGCGCCCTGCCGCAGATCATCGCCTCGATCGTGGCGTTGATCGCCTTTTGCGGCGGGCTCGCCTTCCTGATCAGCCATCTCCTCGGCATCGATCCGCTGACCGCCTATCTGGCGACCAGCCCCGGCGGCATGGACAGCGTCGCCATCATCGCGGCCGCCGCGCGGAACGTCGACATCTCCTTCGTCATGGCGCTGCAATCGGCACGTTTCCTCGTCGTGCTGCTGGTCGGCCCGAGCGTCGCGCGGCTGGTGGCCAGAAGCATCCGGGAATAG
- a CDS encoding type II toxin-antitoxin system Phd/YefM family antitoxin yields MQIVNTQDAKANLSRLVDQAAKGEPFIIAKAGKPLVKVVSINQQPSAHARRVGFMAGQFSVPDDFDRMGGGQIEQQFDANA; encoded by the coding sequence ATGCAGATCGTGAACACCCAAGATGCGAAGGCCAATCTTTCACGTCTCGTTGACCAGGCCGCCAAAGGTGAGCCATTCATCATAGCCAAGGCGGGCAAACCATTGGTCAAGGTCGTGTCGATCAACCAGCAGCCGTCGGCTCACGCGCGACGGGTCGGTTTTATGGCTGGCCAGTTTTCCGTCCCCGACGACTTCGATCGCATGGGCGGCGGACAGATCGAGCAACAGTTCGACGCCAACGCGTAG
- a CDS encoding putative quinol monooxygenase has protein sequence MYGLIGKMRAARGQRDAVVDLLRASTGALPGCLSYIIARDPADADAIWVTEVWTDAERHKASLQLPEVQAAIAKARPFIAGFEFQVETHPVGGFGLAEVKTD, from the coding sequence ATGTACGGACTGATCGGCAAGATGCGGGCAGCGCGCGGCCAGCGCGACGCGGTGGTGGACCTCCTGCGCGCCAGCACCGGCGCCCTGCCGGGTTGCCTGAGCTATATCATCGCCCGCGACCCCGCGGATGCCGATGCGATCTGGGTCACCGAAGTGTGGACCGACGCCGAAAGGCACAAGGCCTCGCTGCAGCTTCCCGAAGTCCAGGCGGCCATCGCCAAGGCGCGGCCCTTCATCGCCGGCTTCGAGTTCCAGGTCGAGACCCACCCGGTCGGCGGCTTTGGGTTGGCCGAGGTCAAGACTGACTGA
- a CDS encoding SDR family NAD(P)-dependent oxidoreductase, whose translation MPGTTALTIPDLAGKTVLVTGASTGIGAALALAYAAQKSKVALHYNSSRDAAEKLGKTIADNGGEVFLVQGDFSVAADVERVVEDSAQHFGRLDGLVNNAGGMLGRVPYAEQTEAHYDAVMDLNARSVLTASRKAMPWLKKQGGFIVNTSSIAARNGAGGGAGLYGSAKAFVSNVTRGMAKELIGFGIRVNAVAPGTILTPFHERYSTEEQMKGMVATIPQGRAGTAEDCVGAYLFLSSDLLSGYITGQVIEVNGGQLMP comes from the coding sequence TCGCGGGCAAGACGGTGCTGGTCACCGGTGCCTCGACCGGCATCGGCGCCGCACTGGCGCTGGCCTATGCCGCGCAGAAGTCCAAAGTGGCACTGCACTATAATTCAAGCCGCGACGCCGCCGAGAAACTTGGCAAGACCATTGCCGACAATGGCGGCGAGGTGTTCCTCGTCCAGGGTGACTTCTCCGTCGCCGCCGATGTCGAACGCGTCGTCGAGGACAGCGCGCAACATTTCGGCCGTCTCGACGGGCTGGTCAACAATGCCGGCGGCATGCTCGGCCGCGTGCCCTACGCCGAGCAGACCGAGGCCCATTACGATGCGGTGATGGACCTCAACGCGCGTTCGGTGCTGACCGCCTCGCGCAAGGCGATGCCGTGGCTGAAGAAGCAGGGTGGCTTCATCGTCAACACCTCGTCGATCGCCGCGCGCAACGGGGCGGGCGGCGGCGCCGGTCTCTACGGTTCGGCCAAGGCCTTCGTCTCCAACGTGACGCGCGGCATGGCCAAGGAACTGATCGGCTTCGGCATCCGCGTCAACGCGGTGGCGCCCGGCACCATTCTCACGCCCTTCCACGAGCGCTATTCGACCGAGGAACAGATGAAAGGCATGGTCGCCACCATTCCGCAAGGGCGCGCCGGCACCGCCGAAGACTGCGTCGGCGCCTATCTGTTCCTCTCATCGGACCTGTTGAGCGGCTACATCACCGGCCAGGTGATCGAGGTGAATGGCGGCCAGTTGATGCCGTGA